The segment CGCAGGCCCGCCTCCTGTCCGCCGCCGTGTATCAGCGGTTCCAGTTCCGTGCCATCGCGCACGTACAGCAAACCGACACCCTTCGGACCGCCGAATTTGTGCGCTGCCAGAGTCAGGAGGTCGACGCCCAGCGTGTCGACGTCGACGGGCTCGGAGATGAAGACCTGGACTGCGTCCGTGTGAAGGATCGCGCCCGGAGACACCTTCTTGACTGCTTCAACGATGTCGCCGATTGGTTCGACAACTCCCGTCTCGTTGTTCGCAGCCATGATCGAGACGACCGATGGGCCCGTCGCCGTCGCCGCCGCCACTCGTTCAGGATCGACTCTCCCCAGTCGGTCCACGCCGACGACTTCCACTCGATGTCCCATTCGGCGCAGAAAGTCTGCGCTCTCGAGCACGGCGTCATGCTCGACCGAAGAAGTCACCACCGACGCTCTCGCGGCGATTGCGGAGCCGATAACGGCGAGGTTGTCCGCCTCGGTTCCACCGCCGGTGAAGACAATCTCGCCCGGTCCCGCCCCGATCAGTCCCGCTGCTCGTTCTCTGGCGTCCTCGAGGAGGTCTTTGGCCGTCCGTGCCACGCCGTGGATCCCCGACGGGTTGCCGAAGCCGATGGAGCGCATCGCCGCGAGCGCCTCTGGACGCAGCGGCGTCGTTGCAGCATGATCGAGGTAGAGCATTCCTGAATTGTCCCACGATTCGTCGGCTCTAGAGACCGTCGGTGAAGATATCGCTGGCCGTTCGCTCGTCGCCGGGTACCCGCGACATGGCCGTCCAGATGGCGATGATGGCGTCGGTCACCTGATCGAGATCGAAGGCTTCAGGATCGATCCCACGCTGCAGACTGACCCCTTCGACCAACGCGATCATGATCGACGCGGCCAAGTGGTTGGTGAACGGCGGACGAAACTCGCGTCCCGCCGCTTCGAGAAAACCCTCCACGAGCATCCGCAGTCCATCACGTGTCGCCTGATAACCGACACAAAGGTCATCAAGCACCTCTTTGCGATTCCTCGCGAGCGCCCACAGATAGAGCTGCATTGCGAAAGCCGGATCCTGGATGGTCGCTTCGATCGTCTGCTTGATCGCCTCGACGGCCATCTCGGATGGGCCAAGTAACTCCATCTTCGACAGAATGTCTGTGACGCCCATCATCGCCTGTGATCGGGAGACGGACAACGCGTACTCGAGGAAGTCGGACAAGAAGGCTTCCCTGTCGAGCCACCGGTTGTAAAACGCACCGGTCGTCAACCCGGCGTGGCGGGAAACCCGGGCGGCGGTGAGCTGATCAAACACGCGCGGCGTCGTCTTTGCCCCTCGACCGTCCTCATCACCCGAGAATGACGCAACGACGAGGTCCCAGGCAGCGGCGAGCAGCCTTTCCTTGGAGTCACTGGATTCATTCGGCATTGGCGCAAGTCTACCTGGTGCGGCGTTGAAGCGCACTGTCGTATCTGTTACTATCGCTGCTTGCGAAGAGAAGTTGGGTCGCCCGGACCAGGGACGGGGGATCGCGGCGGCCCTTGAGGGCCGCCGCGGCGCGTCAGCGGAAGTGGCCTACTCCCCCACGAACTCCGCAGTGCGTTTGGTCAGAAACGCCTGTACCCCTTCGCGGGCATCTGCGCTCCGGAAAGCTTTCGCAAAGCCTTCCCGCTCAACGGCGAGTCCTTCCTCGAGAGGAAGACGCAGGCCCTCGTTGAGCGCCCTCTTCGCTGCGCCGTAGGCAACGGTCGGACCGTTCGCCCACGTGTGGGCATCTTCGAGCGCAGCCTCCAGCACGTCGTCGACGATGCGATCGGCGATCCCGAGGTCGAGCGCCTCCTGTGCAGGTACGTGGCGACCGCTGAAGATCAACTCCTTGGCCTTGTGCTGACCGATCAGGCGGGCGAGCCGCTGCGTGCCACCGGCACCGGGGATGATGCCCAGCAGGATCTCGGGCTGGCCGACCCGTGCGTCGGGGGAGAGATAACGGAAGTCCGCTCCCATCGCGAGTTCGAGGCCTCCCCCCAGCGCAAAGCCGCGGACGGCCGCGATCGTCGGCTTGGCGAGCCGCTCGAGTGCCAATACGGCACCGCCGAGATCGGAGGCCAGCCTGTCCTCTGCACCGGCCTCGAGCGCCGCCTGGAATTCCTTGATGTCGGCACCGGCGGCGAAATGCGGTTCGCCGGTGATTACGACAGCGCGAATCGAAAGGGCGGCGGCGGTGACAAACGCCTCCGCCAACTCTCTCGCAACGGCTGCAGACAGTGCGTTCACGGGCGGCCGATTCAGCCGGATCACGGCCACGGGACCATCAGTCGTGTATTCGACGTATTGCACGGAAGTCTCCTCCAACGACGTTGCTCCGAGCGTAGTGCGCAGGCTCGCTGCGCTCGCCGTATTCGGTATTCGGTATCGCGACCAGCGTCGCTACAAGATCGCGGTGCGGGCGGTGCAGCTCTTGCTGACAGCCGGCGGCTGGATGCTGGTAGCTGGTTGGTGATGCACGGTCGCCGAGAAGCGCCATGTATTGGCCAACGGGTTCCTAGCCGTCCAGCAGATCCCTGGCAGCGGTCCACGGATCGACCTCGTGCCGAATCACCTCGGCTGCGATCCTCGAGAAACGGCCGTCTCCCGCTTCTGCTTCCGCCCTGCGGGTCAGCTCGGACACGAGTGCCCGCTTCAGCTCCCCTCTGAGCCTGGCGGCGCGGCGTTCCGACAGGTCGCCATTCTCCTCGAGGAAGGCTCGATGTTTTCGCACTGCATCCCAGACGGCATCGATTCCCTCCCCCGTCGTCGCCACGGTCGGCAGGACCGGCGGACGCCACGGCCGCTTCCCTCCGAGGTCGAGCATCTGGTTGAGATCTCGGACCGTTTCAGAGACACCGGGACGATCTGCCTTGTTGACGATGAAGAGGTCGCCGATCTCCAGCAGGCCGGCTTTGTTGGCCTGGATACTGTCGCCCCAACCCGGGTTGACAACCACGATCGTGGTGTCCGCACTCTCCACGATCTCGACCTCTGCCTGCCCGACACCAACGGTTTCAACGAAGATGTACGGGAATCCGATGGCGTCGAGAACGAGGATTCCCTTCGGGGTGGCTTCCGACACTCCACCGAGATGCCCACGGCTGCCCATCGATCGAATGTAAACGCCCATGTCAGAGGCGTGCTCTTGCATGCGGATCCTGTCTCCAAGGATCGCCCCTCCGGTAAAAGGACTCGATGGGTCGACCGCGACGACGGCCACCCGATGGCCTTCGTCGCGGACCCGCTCGATGAGCATCGACGTGAGCGTCGATTTGCCTGAACCCGGAGCGCCGGTGAGCCCGAGAACGTACGCGTTCCCCGACCGGGGGAACAGTTCGGCGAGTACCTGCGCCGCGTCGGGACGATCATTCTCTACGAGGCTGATCAGACGCGCGAGGGAACGACGATCGCCTTCGAGTGCAGCGACAACGAGGGGATGCGGCATGCTCAGGAGTCTGGAATCTCACGAGGCTCAACGCAAGTCGTTCCTGGAGTCTGCCGAGTAATGCCGTTGCGTGGATCGGCGGCCGGGCGCGTCACCCGCAAGGCCGCACGACGAAGGCGCACCCGCAGCGGTGCGTCGAGGAGGAGAACGTGGCGGGTACCGATGCCCGGTCGTCGAGATGCGTGACATGCATTGCTCGGTGGGCTCCTAAATCGCGTTGACTTCTTCCACGCCGGGTACACGATCGGTCAGGATTCGCTCGATACCCGCCTTCAGGGTCATGGTCGACAGCGGGCATCCGCCACAAGCTCCAACGAGCTGCAGGTTGACGGTTCCGTCTTCGACGCCGAGCAGCACCAAGTCGCCGCCATCGGCCTGGAGGGCGGGACGGATGTACTCGAGTGTCGCTTTCAGCGTCTCGAGATCGATCTCGGTATCTGCCGTTGTTTCGTGCACGGTCATGTGGGCAGCAGTGTACCGGCACCGCGGACCTACAGAACCACGATCGTGGGGCGCGTCAGTCTGCGACCACTGCGGTCAGGAACACCGTTGCAGAGCCCTCGGAGTTTCGGGCCTCGATCATCAATCGGTAGGGACCAGGCGGGGCGGTCACTCCGGCGACGGTGCCATCCCAGATCAGCGACACCGGTCCCGCTTCACGAGCCTTCCACGGAGTTTCGGTGACCACCTGCGCCCCCCGGAAGACGACGAGTCGCACCCGGGCCGGGGCAGTGACGGTCACCGACACCAGCAGAGACCTCCCCGAGGCGCCGGTGATCATCTCCGGAACGTTGCAAACCGTCGGCGGCAGACCGAAACCCTCCGGCGGTGTCAACATGACGCCGCCCCCATACGTGAACCTCCATGAACCGATGGCGTCGACGGCGATTGTCTGTCCGTCGACGATGACGCTCACAGGCCCGTCCGCCGAGATCCGCAGCGTTTGCTCCTTCCAGTCGAGACCGACGGTGATCGTCTCGGGTAAGAGATCGTCCGCCGATTCCGGGATGAGGCCGCTGTAGTAGTGCGAGAGAATCCGACCGTAGTCATTGCCTGCTTCGGCCATCGCCTTGGCCCCGTACTGGCTCATGCCCACCATGTGGCCCCATCCGTGTCCCTCGAACTCGTACACCGGATACACGTCGATGTAGCCCGAGCGGAACGAGTCGGGAAAGTGCCATTGCTTGCGCACG is part of the Gammaproteobacteria bacterium genome and harbors:
- a CDS encoding aminotransferase class V-fold PLP-dependent enzyme, which produces MLYLDHAATTPLRPEALAAMRSIGFGNPSGIHGVARTAKDLLEDARERAAGLIGAGPGEIVFTGGGTEADNLAVIGSAIAARASVVTSSVEHDAVLESADFLRRMGHRVEVVGVDRLGRVDPERVAAATATGPSVVSIMAANNETGVVEPIGDIVEAVKKVSPGAILHTDAVQVFISEPVDVDTLGVDLLTLAAHKFGGPKGVGLLYVRDGTELEPLIHGGGQEAGLRSGTQNVAGIVGMAAAMEAAAVDRERFRADVGEARHRFETRLINAIEGLEINGPADERLIQHSHIRIPGVRNDIVLIRLDREGVAASAGSACQSGAVDVSHVLEAMGFSSAQARECLRFSFGWTTTPDDGDAAAVAVLEAIEGLR
- a CDS encoding enoyl-CoA hydratase/isomerase family protein — protein: MQYVEYTTDGPVAVIRLNRPPVNALSAAVARELAEAFVTAAALSIRAVVITGEPHFAAGADIKEFQAALEAGAEDRLASDLGGAVLALERLAKPTIAAVRGFALGGGLELAMGADFRYLSPDARVGQPEILLGIIPGAGGTQRLARLIGQHKAKELIFSGRHVPAQEALDLGIADRIVDDVLEAALEDAHTWANGPTVAYGAAKRALNEGLRLPLEEGLAVEREGFAKAFRSADAREGVQAFLTKRTAEFVGE
- a CDS encoding NifU family protein encodes the protein MTVHETTADTEIDLETLKATLEYIRPALQADGGDLVLLGVEDGTVNLQLVGACGGCPLSTMTLKAGIERILTDRVPGVEEVNAI
- the meaB gene encoding methylmalonyl Co-A mutase-associated GTPase MeaB, whose amino-acid sequence is MPHPLVVAALEGDRRSLARLISLVENDRPDAAQVLAELFPRSGNAYVLGLTGAPGSGKSTLTSMLIERVRDEGHRVAVVAVDPSSPFTGGAILGDRIRMQEHASDMGVYIRSMGSRGHLGGVSEATPKGILVLDAIGFPYIFVETVGVGQAEVEIVESADTTIVVVNPGWGDSIQANKAGLLEIGDLFIVNKADRPGVSETVRDLNQMLDLGGKRPWRPPVLPTVATTGEGIDAVWDAVRKHRAFLEENGDLSERRAARLRGELKRALVSELTRRAEAEAGDGRFSRIAAEVIRHEVDPWTAARDLLDG